The Daucus carota subsp. sativus chromosome 2, DH1 v3.0, whole genome shotgun sequence genome includes a window with the following:
- the LOC108206679 gene encoding uncharacterized protein LOC108206679 isoform X2 — protein sequence MPKDALATGIGSWDWNLNGHNSTYHALYPRSWTVYEGEPDPELRIVSRQISPIIPHNYKESSFPVAAFTFTLSNYGKNPADVTLLFTWENSVGGVSGLSGKHFNSKIMPKDEVRGVLLHHMSASGLPPVTFAIAAEKTRDVHVSECPCFVTSGNSPGITAQDMWNEIKKHGSFDHLNSAEVAMPSASGSSIGAAVAASVTVPPDAVRSITFSLAWDCPQVHFQSKKSYNRRYTKFYGTQGDSAADIARDAILEHCSWESQIEAWQKPILEDKRFPEWYPITLFNELYYLNAGGTIWTDGAPPIHNLSVIRQRQFSIDRSSNDLKQIDSKHKDTAVCILESIAALLEEIHNPVSLNSAIGTNLLQGGEENIGQFLYYEGIEYHMCNTYDVHFYSSFALAMLFPELELSIQRDFAAAVMMHDPTKRILLHDGTLVPRNVLGAVPHDIGMFDPWFEVNYFNLYNTDTWKDLNTKFVLQVYRDVVATGDKKFAQAVWPAVYLAMAYMEQFDKDGDGMIENDGFPDQTYDTWSVSGVSAYCGGLWVAALQATSALAHEIGDEGYADYFWFKFQKAKRVYEKLWNGSYFNYDDSGSSNSSSIQADQLAGQWYARACGLSPIVDTEKAKSALEKVYSFNVLKVNEGKMGALNGMLPSGEPDLSSLQSKEIWAGVTYALGANMVQEDLVDMGFQTASGVYDTVWSKEGLGYSFQSPEGWDLKGGYRSLGYMRPLGIWAMQWALSRPQISKQEMRQEVEEASLFRQHAGYTKVAHLLKLPKEKHSKSLLQVLFDNTCKRMFP from the exons ATGCCAAA AGATGCTTTAGCTACTGGGATAGGATCTTGGGACTGGAATCTAAATGGGCATAATTCTACATACCATGCATTATACCCAAGGTCTTGGACTGTATATGAGG gAGAACCTGATCCGGAACTGAGAATAGTGTCACGTCAGATTTCTCCAATCATACCTCATAACTATAAGGAAAGCAGCTTCCCTGTAGCAGCATTTACTTTCACG CTGTCTAATTATGGGAAGAATCCAGCTGACGTGACCCTGCTTTTCACATGGGAG AATTCTGTTGGTGGGGTATCTGGATTATCTGGCAAGCATTTCAATTCCAAGATTAT GCCAAAGGATGAAGTTCGTGGTGTACTTCTGCATCACAT GAGTGCCAGTGGACTTCCACCTGTAACTTTTGCTATTGCAGCAGAAAAGACGAGAGATGTTCATGTCTCTGAATGCCCTTGTTTTGTAACGTCTGGGAACTCTCCGGGCATCACAGCACAAGACATGTGGAATGAAATAAAAAAG CATGGATCATTTGATCACTTGAATTCTGCTGAAGTGGCCATGCCTTCAGCATCAGGGTCCTCTATCGGGGCAGCAGTTGCAGCCTCCGTGACAGTTCCTCCTGATGCAGTTCGCTCCATTACATTTTCATTGGCATGGGACTGTCCTCAAGTGCACTTTCAGAGCAAAAAGAGTTATAACAG GCGCTACACTAAATTTTATGGCACTCAGGGTGATTCTGCAGCAGATATTGCACGTGATGCTATATTGG AGCACTGCAGTTGGGAGTCCCAGATAGAAGCGTGGCAAAAACCGATTCTTGAAGACAAGAGGTTTCCTGAATG GTATCCGATCACTCTTTTCAACGAGCTCTACTATCTTAATGCAGGGGGGACAATATGGACAG ATGGAGCACCTCCCATTCATAATCTATCTGTAATACGACAAAGACAATTCTCCATTGATAGGTCCAGTAATGACCTTAAACAAATCGATTCCAAACACAAAGATACTGCTGTATGTATACTTGAGAGCATTGCAGCATTGCTTGAAGAGATTCACAATCCGGTATCCTTGAATTCAGCAATAGGAACAAATTTGCTCCAGGGGGGAGAGGAAAATATTGGTCAATTCCTTTACTATGAAGGGATTGAATATCACATGTGTAACACGTATGATGTCCATTTCTACTCATCATTTGCGCTAGCCATGCTATTCCCGGAACTTGAACTCAGTATACAGAGGGACTTTGCAGCAGCAGTAATGATGCATGATCCTACgaaaaggattcttctgcaTGACGGAACACTGGTCCCAAGGAATGTTCTTGGCGCTGTTCCTCATGATATCGGAATGTTTGATCCGTGGTTCgaagttaattattttaatctttATAATACGGACACTTGGAAAGATCTGAATACAAAATTCGTTCTCCAAGTCTATAGGGATgtggttgcaacaggtgataaAAAGTTTGCACAAGCTGTTTGGCCTGCTGTTTACCTTGCAATGGCTTACATGGAGCAATTCGACAAGGACGGAGATGGGATGATAGAAAATGATGGTTTTCCAGATCAGACATATGATACATGGTCCGTCTCTGGCGTGAGTGCATATTGTGGTGGGCTGTGGGTAGCAGCTTTGCAGGCTACTTCAGCTCTGGCACATGAAATTGGTGACGAAGGATATGCGGATTACTTCTGGTTTAAGTTTCAGAAAGCAAAGAGAGTTTATGAAAAGCTGTGGAATGGTTCTTACTTTAACTACGACGACAGTGGTAGTTCTAATAGTTCGTCTATCCAAGCTGATCAGTTGGCAGGACAATG GTATGCGCGAGCCTGTGGTCTTTCACCAATCGTTGATACAGAAAAAGCTAAATCTGCCCTGGAGAAGGTCTACTCATTTAATGTGCTGAAGGTGAATGAGGGAAAAATGGGTGCTCTGAATGGAATGCTTCCCAGTGGAGAACCTGACTTGTCATCACTGCagtcaaaagaaatatgggcAGGAGTTACATATGCTCTTGGTGCAAATATGGTTCAAGAAGACTTGGTGGATATGGGATTTCAAACTGCAAGTGGAGTCTATGATACTGTCTGGTCAAAAGAAGGGCTAGG TTATTCTTTCCAGTCTCCAGAGGGCTGGGACCTGAAAGGCGGATATCGATCTCTTGGCTACATGCGTCCGTTGGGCATATGGGCAATGCAGTGGGCATTGAGTCGACCACAAATTTCAAAGCAGGAGATGAGGCAGGAAGTCGAAGAAGCTTCTTTGTTTAGGCAACATGCTGGATACACAAAAGTTGCACATCTACTAAAGTTACCAAAAGAAAAACACTCCAAAAGTCTTCTCCAGGTTCTTTTTGACAATACTTGCAAAAGAATGTTTCCATGA
- the LOC108206679 gene encoding uncharacterized protein LOC108206679 isoform X1 produces MLVNGHDEEIELPDSCDKDRVDPGKPASITWQRKVDSQRIPLSEFSINWKDIISLLPIGYRIWRQLREEAAEGNGIALNPFTKRAVTSCQGVPLGGIGAGSIGRTYKGEFLRWQLFPRICEDKPVLANQFSVFVSRPNGEKHSTVLCPRSPEMPKDALATGIGSWDWNLNGHNSTYHALYPRSWTVYEGEPDPELRIVSRQISPIIPHNYKESSFPVAAFTFTLSNYGKNPADVTLLFTWENSVGGVSGLSGKHFNSKIMPKDEVRGVLLHHMSASGLPPVTFAIAAEKTRDVHVSECPCFVTSGNSPGITAQDMWNEIKKHGSFDHLNSAEVAMPSASGSSIGAAVAASVTVPPDAVRSITFSLAWDCPQVHFQSKKSYNRRYTKFYGTQGDSAADIARDAILEHCSWESQIEAWQKPILEDKRFPEWYPITLFNELYYLNAGGTIWTDGAPPIHNLSVIRQRQFSIDRSSNDLKQIDSKHKDTAVCILESIAALLEEIHNPVSLNSAIGTNLLQGGEENIGQFLYYEGIEYHMCNTYDVHFYSSFALAMLFPELELSIQRDFAAAVMMHDPTKRILLHDGTLVPRNVLGAVPHDIGMFDPWFEVNYFNLYNTDTWKDLNTKFVLQVYRDVVATGDKKFAQAVWPAVYLAMAYMEQFDKDGDGMIENDGFPDQTYDTWSVSGVSAYCGGLWVAALQATSALAHEIGDEGYADYFWFKFQKAKRVYEKLWNGSYFNYDDSGSSNSSSIQADQLAGQWYARACGLSPIVDTEKAKSALEKVYSFNVLKVNEGKMGALNGMLPSGEPDLSSLQSKEIWAGVTYALGANMVQEDLVDMGFQTASGVYDTVWSKEGLGYSFQSPEGWDLKGGYRSLGYMRPLGIWAMQWALSRPQISKQEMRQEVEEASLFRQHAGYTKVAHLLKLPKEKHSKSLLQVLFDNTCKRMFP; encoded by the exons ATGCTGGTCAACGGTCATGATGAAGAGATAGAACTTCCTGACTCCTGTGATAAG GACAGAGTTGATCCTGGGAAGCCAGCATCCATAACTTGGCAGAGGAAAGTAGACAGCCAAAGAATTCCCCTTTCAGAGTTCAGTATAAACTGGAAAGATATTATCTCTTTG CTTCCAATAGGTTATCGTATCTGGCGGCAACTCAGAGAAGAAGCTGCCGAGGGAaat GGGATAGCTCTCAATCCATTTACAAAGCGCGCTGTCACATCATGTCAAGGAGTTCCATTAGGTGGAATTGG TGCAGGAAGCATTGGAAGAACATACAAGGGTGAATTTCTGCGTTGGCAACTATTTCCTAGAATCTGTGAAGATAAACCAGTTTTGGCTAATCAATTTTCG GTGTTTGTTTCACGCCCAAATGGCGAAAAGCATTCGACTGTACTATGCCCTAGGAGCCCAGAAATGCCAAA AGATGCTTTAGCTACTGGGATAGGATCTTGGGACTGGAATCTAAATGGGCATAATTCTACATACCATGCATTATACCCAAGGTCTTGGACTGTATATGAGG gAGAACCTGATCCGGAACTGAGAATAGTGTCACGTCAGATTTCTCCAATCATACCTCATAACTATAAGGAAAGCAGCTTCCCTGTAGCAGCATTTACTTTCACG CTGTCTAATTATGGGAAGAATCCAGCTGACGTGACCCTGCTTTTCACATGGGAG AATTCTGTTGGTGGGGTATCTGGATTATCTGGCAAGCATTTCAATTCCAAGATTAT GCCAAAGGATGAAGTTCGTGGTGTACTTCTGCATCACAT GAGTGCCAGTGGACTTCCACCTGTAACTTTTGCTATTGCAGCAGAAAAGACGAGAGATGTTCATGTCTCTGAATGCCCTTGTTTTGTAACGTCTGGGAACTCTCCGGGCATCACAGCACAAGACATGTGGAATGAAATAAAAAAG CATGGATCATTTGATCACTTGAATTCTGCTGAAGTGGCCATGCCTTCAGCATCAGGGTCCTCTATCGGGGCAGCAGTTGCAGCCTCCGTGACAGTTCCTCCTGATGCAGTTCGCTCCATTACATTTTCATTGGCATGGGACTGTCCTCAAGTGCACTTTCAGAGCAAAAAGAGTTATAACAG GCGCTACACTAAATTTTATGGCACTCAGGGTGATTCTGCAGCAGATATTGCACGTGATGCTATATTGG AGCACTGCAGTTGGGAGTCCCAGATAGAAGCGTGGCAAAAACCGATTCTTGAAGACAAGAGGTTTCCTGAATG GTATCCGATCACTCTTTTCAACGAGCTCTACTATCTTAATGCAGGGGGGACAATATGGACAG ATGGAGCACCTCCCATTCATAATCTATCTGTAATACGACAAAGACAATTCTCCATTGATAGGTCCAGTAATGACCTTAAACAAATCGATTCCAAACACAAAGATACTGCTGTATGTATACTTGAGAGCATTGCAGCATTGCTTGAAGAGATTCACAATCCGGTATCCTTGAATTCAGCAATAGGAACAAATTTGCTCCAGGGGGGAGAGGAAAATATTGGTCAATTCCTTTACTATGAAGGGATTGAATATCACATGTGTAACACGTATGATGTCCATTTCTACTCATCATTTGCGCTAGCCATGCTATTCCCGGAACTTGAACTCAGTATACAGAGGGACTTTGCAGCAGCAGTAATGATGCATGATCCTACgaaaaggattcttctgcaTGACGGAACACTGGTCCCAAGGAATGTTCTTGGCGCTGTTCCTCATGATATCGGAATGTTTGATCCGTGGTTCgaagttaattattttaatctttATAATACGGACACTTGGAAAGATCTGAATACAAAATTCGTTCTCCAAGTCTATAGGGATgtggttgcaacaggtgataaAAAGTTTGCACAAGCTGTTTGGCCTGCTGTTTACCTTGCAATGGCTTACATGGAGCAATTCGACAAGGACGGAGATGGGATGATAGAAAATGATGGTTTTCCAGATCAGACATATGATACATGGTCCGTCTCTGGCGTGAGTGCATATTGTGGTGGGCTGTGGGTAGCAGCTTTGCAGGCTACTTCAGCTCTGGCACATGAAATTGGTGACGAAGGATATGCGGATTACTTCTGGTTTAAGTTTCAGAAAGCAAAGAGAGTTTATGAAAAGCTGTGGAATGGTTCTTACTTTAACTACGACGACAGTGGTAGTTCTAATAGTTCGTCTATCCAAGCTGATCAGTTGGCAGGACAATG GTATGCGCGAGCCTGTGGTCTTTCACCAATCGTTGATACAGAAAAAGCTAAATCTGCCCTGGAGAAGGTCTACTCATTTAATGTGCTGAAGGTGAATGAGGGAAAAATGGGTGCTCTGAATGGAATGCTTCCCAGTGGAGAACCTGACTTGTCATCACTGCagtcaaaagaaatatgggcAGGAGTTACATATGCTCTTGGTGCAAATATGGTTCAAGAAGACTTGGTGGATATGGGATTTCAAACTGCAAGTGGAGTCTATGATACTGTCTGGTCAAAAGAAGGGCTAGG TTATTCTTTCCAGTCTCCAGAGGGCTGGGACCTGAAAGGCGGATATCGATCTCTTGGCTACATGCGTCCGTTGGGCATATGGGCAATGCAGTGGGCATTGAGTCGACCACAAATTTCAAAGCAGGAGATGAGGCAGGAAGTCGAAGAAGCTTCTTTGTTTAGGCAACATGCTGGATACACAAAAGTTGCACATCTACTAAAGTTACCAAAAGAAAAACACTCCAAAAGTCTTCTCCAGGTTCTTTTTGACAATACTTGCAAAAGAATGTTTCCATGA
- the LOC108209951 gene encoding uncharacterized protein LOC108209951: MPQKKFDADALGVVTICLVAILVLICVICIVYSFYFRSRVHNQGFVQLGYFSGPWIIRIAFIVFAIWWGVGEIIRLNFIRREGRALNANYKWQKTVCKCYIVSNLGMAEPCLFLTLVFLLRASLKETESGTLNQKWNYKTAGYILLFCFPVFILQLMVILIGPKFNKGGSYKRHLPHYFTNTVGATKQADDDTALCTFPLLSTIFLGIFAMMITTYLFLLGRRILYLVINKGLQRRVYTLIISVASFFPLRVLLLGLSVLSKPEHFWFEALAFLAFLSFLCCAGVGVFLLVYFPIADSLALKNLQDLEAMRRISDEYADTISLLANRTTIEEIDAGSSSGTSNKHESALFGTMDNYESMGRFVELSLFSASQHSSPPGSPQLLR; this comes from the coding sequence ATGCCCCAGAAGAAGTTTGATGCTGATGCGCTCGGCGTGGTGACAATCTGTTTAGTTGCAATTCTTGTTCTGATCTGTGTGATATGCATCGTGTACTCCTTTTATTTTCGTAGTCGCGTCCATAACCAGGGTTTTGTTCAGCTTGGCTATTTTAGCGGTCCTTGGATTATACGAATTGCTTTTATCGTGTTTGCAATTTGGTGGGGTGTTGGTGAGATCATAAGGTTAAACTTTATAAGACGTGAAGGAAGAGCTTTGAATGCTAACTATAAATGGCAGAAAACTGTTTGCAAATGCTACATTGTTTCAAACCTAGGGATGGCAGAACCTTGCCTTTTTCTCACACTTGTGTTTCTCCTACGTGCATCATTAAAGGAGACAGAGTCTGGGACATTGAACCAAAAATGGAATTACAAAACAGCCGGTTATATTCTTCTTTTCTGTTTTCCTGTGTTCATTCTTCAGTTAATGGTGATTTTAATAGGACCAAAGTTCAATAAAGGCGGGAGTTATAAGCGTCACTtgccacattatttcacaaacaCAGTAGGAGCTACAAAGCAGGCTGATGATGATACTGCTCTCTGTACCTTTCCTTTATTGAGCACCATATTTCTGGGTATATTTGCCATGATGATAACTACATATTTGTTCTTGCTTGGAAGGAGGATTCTGTATTTGGTCATCAATAAGGGGTTGCAGAGGAGGGTTTATACTTTAATAATTTCAGTTGCTAGTTTCTTTCCTTTGAGGGTTCTGTTACTTGGTTTATCTGTTCTGTCGAAGCCTGAACATTTTTGGTTTGAGGCTCTTGCTTTTTTggcttttctttcctttttatgTTGTGCTGGGGTGGGTGTTTTTTTGCTGGTGTACTTTCCAATTGCTGATTCGCTAGCCTTGAAGAATTTACAGGACTTGGAAGCTATGAGAAGGATAAGTGATGAATATGCTGACACCATTTCACTACTTGCAAACAGAACTACCATTGAAGAGATTGACGCTGGTAGTAGTTCTGGTACTTCAAATAAGCATGAGTCGGCATTGTTCGGGACAATGGACAATTATGAAAGCATGGGCAGGTTTGTGGAATTGAGCCTATTCTCTGCTAGCCAGCATTCATCTCCACCCGGATCACCTCAGCTTCTTAGATGA
- the LOC108209291 gene encoding probable serine/threonine-protein kinase At1g09600 yields MGCMCSKGSSPHSHTKDKELKVSKKSAQRLISSSRQEDVGVEVDGSGNDATTRLISTESEEVAAGTTPPVVYEKPKTPNMSDRRPAVDIGMGGQRPNMSRILSMRNGVDGAQVAAGWPSWLTDVAGEAIKGWIPRKADSFEKLDKIGQGTYSTVYRAHDLETGKIVALKKVRFVNMDPESVRFMAREILILRRLDHPNIMKLEGLVTSRASGSLYLVFEYMEHDLTGLAASPMVKFTEAQIKCYMQQLLCGLAHCHSRGILHRDIKGSNLLISNNGNLKIADFGLANFYHANKRQPLTSRVITLWYRPPELLLGATNYGVAVDLWSAGCILAELYAGKPIMPGRTEVEQLHKIFKLCGSPSEEYWQKSKLPHTTIFRPQQPYERCFADTYKDFSPSVLSLLDTLLAVEPDRRGSTSSALQSEYFTTKPLPCDPSSLPKYPPSKEIDMKLREEEARRQKAAGGKGRGHESNRGSRESKAMAVPDANAELQASIQKRQGRTTPTSTSETYNPEGDSRSGFPTKGPVRHGSRHGRVMNLDSIGSSRHETEFKSQRSYRPHGAAASQLSQFSNSVAGHGSSRLDLSKDNSASSKWSEERPNVRYKNFNDSELSHHLLDKPNALYRKDEVMPQKETAVAHVPRKSRIHYSGPLLTAGGNIEEMLKEHERQIQNAVRKAILDKTNKKNGYAQNGQKEPIMQYGAYAR; encoded by the exons ATGGGCTGCATGTGCTCAAAAGGTAGTTCTCCACATTCTCACACTAAAGATAAAGAATTGAAGGTGTCGAAGAAATCAGCTCAGAGGCTGATTAGTTCCTCTAGACAAGAAGATGTCGGTGTGGAGGTTGATGGGAGTGGAAATGATGCCACCACACGGTTGATATCAACTGAGTCTGAGGAAGTTGCTGCAGGGACCACGCCTCCTGTAGTATATGAGAAACCAAAGACACCTAATATGTCAGACAGGCGACCGGCAGTTGACATTGGTATGGGTGGACAGCGACCTAATATGTCTAGGATTTTAAGCATGCGGAATGGAGTTGATGGTGCACAAGTTGCTGCTGGCTGGCCATCTTGGCTTACTGATGTGGCTGGGGAAGCCATCAAGGGATGGATACCACGAAAGGCTGACTCATTTGAGAAATTGGACAAG ATAGGACAAGGGACTTACAGCACCGTTTACAGAGCACATGACCTTGAAACTGGTAAAATTGTTGCTTTAAAGAAGGTGCGTTTTGTTAACATGGATCCTGAAAGTGTTCGTTTTATGGCAAGAGAAATCCTTATTCTGCGAAGGTTGGACCATCCTAATATCATGAAGCTTGAAGGCCTAGTCACTTCTAGGGCATCAGGCAGTTTGTACCTTGTATTTGAATACATGGAGCATGATCTTACTGGGCTTGCAGCGTCGCCAATGGTTAAATTTACTGAAGCACAG ATCAAATGCTATATGCAGCAGCTACTTTGTGGGCTTGCACACTGCCATAGTCGTGGAATTCTACACCGTGACATCAAGGGTTCAAATTTACTCATCAGTAATAATGGTAATCTTAAAATTGCTGATTTTGGATTGGCGAACTTCTATCACGCTAATAAAAGGCAGCCACTAACAAGTCGTGTCATTACCCTGTGGTATCGGCCTCCTGAGCTTTTGCTTGGTGCAACAAATTATGGTGTAGCTGTAGATTTGTGGAGTGCTGGCTGCATTCTTGCAGAATTATATGCCGGGAAACCTATAATGCCCGGAAGAACGGAG GTAGAGCAACtgcataaaattttcaaactctGTGGTTCACCATCTGAAGAGTATTGGCAGAAATCGAAATTGCCTCATACAACAATTTTCAGACCTCAACAGCCATACGAGCGTTGTTTTGCTGATACATACAAGGATTTCTCTCCTTCCGTGCTATCACTTTTGGATACCCTCCTTGCAGTAGAACCAGATCGTAGGGGATCAACTTCTTCTGCACTACAAAGTGAG TACTTTACAACTAAGCCTCTTCCATGTGATCCCTCAAGTTTGCCCAAGTACCCACCAAGCAAGGAAATTGATATGAAGCTTCGAGAAGAGGAGGCAAGAAG GCAAAAAGCAGCTGGTGGTAAAGGACGCGGGCATGAATCGAATAGGGGGAGCAGAGAATCTAAAGCAATGGCCGTTCCTGATGCTAATGCAGAGTTGCAGGCATCAATACAG AAGCGGCAAGGTCGAACAACCCCTACAAGCACCAGTGAGACATACAATCCTGAAGGGGATAGTCGTTCTGGCTTCCCTACTAAAGGCCCTGTACGACATGGCAGTCGCCATGGTAGAGTGATGAACCTAGATTCTATTGGTTCTTCCAGACACGAAACAGAATTTAAGAGCCAAAGATCTTATAGACCTCATGGAGCTGCAGCATCACAGCTGTCCCAGTTTTCTAATTCAGTAGCCGGTCATGGAAGTTCAAGACTTGATCTTAGCAAAGATAATAGTGCTTCTTCAAAGTGGTCAGAGGAACGCCCTAATGTTAGATATAAAAACTTCAATGACTCTGAGTTGTCACATCATTTGCTGGATAAACCAAATGCTTTATACAGAAAGGATGAAGTGATGCCTCAGAAGGAGACTGCAGTG GCTCATGTTCCAAGAAAGAGCAGGATCCACTACTCAGGACCATTGCTCACTGCTGGCGGGAACATTGAGGAGATGCTGAAAGAGCACGAAAGGCAAATTCAAAACGCGGTTCGCAAAGCTATTCTTGACAAGACCAATAAGAAAAATGGCTATGCTCAAAATGGACAAAAAGAACCAATAATGCAGTATGGAGCGTATGCACGATAA